The genomic window GTCGGCCGTACGGGCCAGGATGGCGATGCTGGAATGGATAGCGGTTTGAGGGGAGAGCAAGATGACTTCCGCGACCTTACGTTCGGATTTACTCAGTAACTCCAGATGAGTATTGATCTTTTCCAGCATGTTCATAAGTGAATAGCTCATGGATTTTGCCGATTTCACACAAAGGAGAAATCATTACCGATTTAATGAAATATACTACGAGCTGGTAGTCAAAGGCAGCGAAACCGGGAGGGCCTGCGTGTTTTTTGCCAGAGTATGACCTGTGTCTAACTTTCAAAGCGGTAAGGCAACCACAATGTTGTTAATTAATTATATTTTTGAAAACAAAGACGTATAATTGCCAAAAAATAGGAGCGGAATGCATTATTTTTGACGTTTTACCAGTCGATGTCAAAAAAATACTCTAACGATGTAATAAAATTACAAATCCTGTACGAGGAGAAGAACATGGCAGTAACCTCTATAGCCCAGGCCTGTGATCTGGTCATTTTTGGCGCGAAAGGCGATCTGGCACGGCGTAAGTTGTTGCCCTCGTTGTATCAGCTGGAAAAGGCAGGTTCGCTTCATTCGGAAACCCGCATTATTGGCGTCGGGCGCGCGGACTGGGACGTCAAGGAGTATACCAAAGTCGTGCGTGAAGCGCTGGAAACCTTTATGAAGGAACCCATCGACGACAAATTATGGAAAACGCTGAGCGTACGGCTGGATTTCTGTAATTTGGATGTGGATGAGACCAAGCATTTCAGCCGGCTGGGTGAAAAACTGGACCAGCAGGCCCGGGTAACGGTGAACTACTTCGCTATGCCACCCAACACCTTCGGCGCTATCTGCAAGGGCCTGGGTGAAGCGAAATTGAACAGTGAGCCGAGCCGCGTTGTCATGGAAAAACCGCTGGGTACCGACTTGGCGTCTTCGCAGGTGATAAATGATCAGGTTGCGGAGTATTTCAATGAAAGCCAGGTCTACCGTATTGACCATTATCTCGGCAAAGAGACAGTATTGAACCTGCTGGCGCTGCGTTTTGCCAATTCACTGTTCGCCTCCAATTGGGATAATCGCACCATCGATCATGTGCAGATTACGGTGGCCGAGGAAGTCGGCATCGAAGGTCGCTGGGGCTATTTTGACAAAGCCGGTCAGATGCGCGACATGATTCAAAGCCACCTGTTGCAGATCCTGACCATGATATCCATGTCGCCGCCTTCGGATTTGACCACCGATCGTATCCGCGATGAGAAAGTCAAAGTGTTGCGCTCGCTGCGCCCCATCGATCACAGCAATGTGCGTGATACCACGGTGCGCGGTCAATACACCGGCGGTTTCGTGCAGGGGAAAAAGGTGCCCGGTTATTTGGAAGAAGAGGGCGCCAATAAAAATAGCCGCACTGAAACCTTCGTTTCCATCCGCGTCGATATCGACAACTGGCGTTGGGCGGGAGTGCCGTTTTATCTGCGTACCGGCAAACGCCTGCCGACCAAATGTTCTGAAGTCGTGGTCTATTTCAAAAATCCGGCGCTTAACCTGTTCCGGGATTCCTACCAGCAATTGCCCCAGAACAAATTGACCATTCGTCTGCAGCCGGACGAGGGGATGGATATCCAGATCCTGAATAAGGTGCCGGGATTGGATCATAAACATCGCCTGCAGACCACCAAACTGGATCTGAGCTTCACTGAAACCTTTAATCAGGAACATTTGGCCGACGCTTATGAACGGCTGCTGCTGGAAACCATGAGCGGTATTCAGGCGCTGTTTGTCCGCCGTGACGAAGTGGAAGAGGCCTGGAAATGGGTCGATTCGATCATGGAAGCCTGGGAGGCAGATAATGACGTGCCCAAACCTTATCAGGCCGGTACCTGGGGGCCGGTTGCCTCCGTCGCGATGATTACCCGCGATGGACGCTCGTGGAACGAGTTCGAGTAACCGACGGCATCAAACCGTCGTCAGGACAGGTTCCGCGCCCCGATTTTTCAGCCGTGTGCCCACGCGCGCGGCAGGGTGACGAACGCGGAACAGCTCGCCGAGGTGACAGCCGCCGGGGCGCAGTTTGCCATCAGCCCTGGCCTGATTGAGCCGTTATTAAAAACCGCCACAGCTGGCTCGATTCTGTTAATTGCCGGCATTAGCACCGTATCCGAATTGATGCTGGGTATGGATTATGGTCTGTGCGAGTTCAAATTTTTCCCAGCAGAAGCCAACGGTGGTGTGAAAGCCCTCCAGGCGATCGCCGGTCCGTTCTCCCAGGTGCGTTTTTGCCCGACCGGCGGCATTTCGCCGGCCAACTACCGTGATTATCTGGCGCTGAAGAGCGTGCTGTGCATCGGTGGTTCCTGGCTGGTACCGAATGAGGCGCTGGAACAGGGCGATTATGCCCGCATCACCCAATTGGCCAAAGATGCCGTTGCCGGCGCTAAAGCATAACCACTCCTGTTCATCACGCCGGCGGCGCCTGTTCGGCAAGTAGCACGGCGGTTAAATCCGCGCCGTTCCTGGCGCGGTTTTTTTTGCCCGCAGGATCGGTCGCACCTTTGCGCCGTCACCTCGGCGGCCAGGGACAGAGGGCCACTCCCGCAGCGACTAACGTTTTCCCCCTCACCACCGCCCGGGGTTGCTCAGGCGAATGCTTTGCCCGTGAGCACAGCATCGCCGTCACGGTCGGTGCTTTAGCCTGAGCGCCATCCTCATTGCGCCGTAGCGAACCGGTCCACGATGGCGCCTGACCTACCCGTCTGCGCCCATGTCGATAAACGTGCCTTTCAAACGTGCAGCGTTTAACCGCCGCCGCCGGGAAGCCGCCGTGTCGTGCTGCCGATCGTCGGCAAAATACTGCCGGGGCGGTTTCCCCAACGCTTTTTTGAACATGGTGATAAAGGCCGAGGGAGAGTCATAGCCCAGATTTTCCGCCACCCGCTGCACGCCAGTTCCCGGATGGAGATAATTAGCTGTAATCGCTGTCGCCGGCAGCCAAAAGTCATGCCGGTTTCTTTGATAAACAGCCTGGCCAGCGATCGCTCATTCATGCCGACCAGACTAGCCCATGCGGGAAGCGTGCGGCGCTCGGCGGGTGAATGGTTTAATGTATCGGTGATGCGTCGAATGCGCGGATGGGAAGAAAAGGGCAATGAGAGGTTCTCCTCCGGCATGTTGGCCAATTGTTCCAGCATCACCACGGCAAGGCGTCCGGTCGGTAAATCGAGCGCATAATCCCCCGGCAGCTCGGCCAGATGCAATATCAGCTGTTGCAGCAGCGGTGAAATAAACAACGTACAGCTTCGCGCCAGTAACCCCGGAAAGATGGGCTCCACGAACACGAAGCAAAAGCGGGCATTGACGGTAGCGTGATTACTGTGCGGCGTATCAGCCGGGATCCACACTGCGCAATGGGGCGGTACCATCAAGAGCGCATCGGTGAGTTCGCAGGTGATACCGCCATGCAGTGCCATGATTAATTGCCCTTTGCGATGCTGATAAAAAGGGGTCTCCATCGCGCTCTGAACGACATTCAGACGCATCGCCGTCGCCAGATTGCGATCCCGATCGGGTTCATAATGGGTTAAAGGTGCCGGCAGCATGGCCATTTATCACAATTTTCCGTCATTTTATCTCAATTTTTTCACCGCGCAAGCCGGTAAAGTAGACGGGCATTCATGACAGCAGGAGTCACGTTTTTGGCTAATACATCCCCCGGTTTTCAGATCTGGGTGACCGGGCGTTTTTTACTTACTGGTCGTCGGCATTTTATTGATAGCGGCCTGCCTGCGCACGCCCATAATCAGCGTGGCGCCCATTGTGACCCACATTCGGGATAGCTTTGCTCTTAGCACTGCGGCAGCGGGTGCGTTGACCACGTTACCGCTGCTTGCCTTCGCGGCCCGGCTTGCGCGCTGGCAGGGTATCGAGCGGGCGTTATTTGGCGCGTTGGCGGTGATGATTGTCGGTGCGCTGCTGCGCGCCGTGGACTAGTTAGCCTGTGTGTATTTGGGTACCTTCGTGCTCAGTGCCGGCATAGAGGTGGGCAATGTATTGCTACCGAGTTTATTGAAGCGTGATTTTCCGAAGCGTATTGCCGGTATGACCGCGGCCTGCGCCGGGGAAGCCTCTGGCCTGGCAGGTCACGCTGTTTCTCGGCCTGAACTCCTTTATTTACTATATCGCCGTTGGCTGGCTGCCGGCCATGATAACCGCAGCGGGGTATAATTCCGCTTATGCGGGATCGTTACACGGTCTGATGCAGCTCGCCACCGCCGTGCTGGATATCCTGCTGGCGCCGGTGATAGCACGGATGAAGGACCAGCGCTTGCTTGCGCCACCGGCCTTGTTACGCTGGTGTCGCTCGCGGGGCTGGCTCTGTGGCCCGTATGGGTCGTGGTCTGGACCGTGTTGTCGGGCGTCGGCACTGGGGCGGCAATGATTTTGGGGCTGGCATTCATCAGTCTGCGCGCCGCGGAATCGCACCAGGCAGCGGCACTGTCGGGTATGGCGCAATGTATGGGTTATCTGCTGGCTGCGTTTGGCCCGATGCTGATGGGCGATCTGCATGACCTTGCCGGGAGCTGGTATTGGCTGCTGCTGCTGTGTAGTCTGTGCGCAGGTGTGATGGGTTTGCTGGGGTTTCTGTGCGGGGCCGACAGGTAAATCAGCGCCCACTGATGCTTTCCCCGGCCAAAGAACCGGGGACGCAAAACGGCTTAACCGGTGACCCGCACCGCGGCAGCCGCATCTTTCGCCACCGTCACCGCCTCTTCCACCGTCGCCGCCACGGCGAGCGCCACGCCGAGACGGCGTTTGCCGCTAAGGTCGGGTTTACCGAACAGACGAATCTGTTGCCCGGCTGCCAGCGCGTTCTCCAGGCCGCTAAAGCTGACGTTATCGCTCTGCAGCTCCGGCAAAATCACCGCCGAGGCCGCCGGACCATATTGACGGATAGTGCCGATCGGCAGTCCGAGAAAAGCGCGCACATGCAGGGCAAATTCCGACAAGTCCTGCGAAATCAGCGTCACCATGCCGGTGTCATGAGGGCGGGGGGAAACTTCGCTGAAGATAACATCGTCGCCACAGATAAACAGTTCGACGCCGAATAAACCTTTTCCGCCCAAAGCAGTGACGACGTCAGCGGCAATGGTCTGCGCACGCTGGCGCGCCAGCGCGCTCATGTGTTGCGGCTGCCAGGACTCGCGGTAGTCGCCGTCTTCTTGCCGATGACCGATGGGCGCGCAGAAATGGATGCCGTCTACGGCGTTGATGGTCAAGAGGGTGATTTCAAAATCAAACGCCACCAGCCCTTCGACGATAACCTTGCCACCGCCGGCCCGACCACCGAGTTGGGCATATTGCCAGGCGGCATCCAACTGTGCTGCGTCCCGCACCAGGCTTTGCCCTTTGCCGGAAGAGCTCATGACGGGTTTGATAATGAAGGGATAACCGATGGCCTCGACCGCTTTATCAAGTTCCGCCCGATCGGCGGCAAAGCGGTAGCGCGAGGTGGGAAGAGAGAGCGTTTCCGCCGCCAGCCGGCGAATACCTTCCCGATTCATAGTCAACCGTGTCGCGTTAGCGCAGGGTACCACGTGGTGCCCTTCTTGTTCGAGGGTGACCAGCATGTCGGTGGCAATGGCCTCGATTTCCGGCACGATAAAGTGCGGGCGCTCATGTTCGATCACGGCGCGAAGCGCTGCGCCATCCAACATATTGATCACGTGATGGCGATGCGCGATGTGCATCGCCGGGGCGTCGGCATAGTGGCCTACGGCAATCACCTCTATCCCCAAACGCTGACATTCAATAGCGACTTCTTTACCCAGTTCGCCGGCGCCGAGCAACATCACGCGCGTTGCTGCCGGACGAAGTGCTGTTCCGATGGTGATCATCTCGTCAATCCGCGGTAATAAAATTTGCGCGCAGTATAAACGAAATTCAGCGATCTGAACAGGACCAACAGGCGGCAACAATATCAACGCTTGGGTTAATCCGGAAGAGGTGACCGGCGTTGGCGATGTCTGGCAGGAGCCGCTGAAAGTGCGCGGTAATGCGCAGGACTTGAATTTTGCCGTGACGCTGGATTGCACCAAAGGCGAAATCACCTACCGATTAAATCGCTAATCTTCACCGGCGCCCCTCTGCGGGCGCCGTTGCTGACACCGCCACGTTTGCACAGATCAGGCTTTCTTTACCTTTCGTTGTCTCTACTGCATTGACCGTGCACAGGCTCGCAGGGCGCAGGCTCGGCCGCGACAAGCGCAGCGGCGCTGCGCCTCAGGCTCCCGCTTGCGCTTGGCATAGCAGAATATTCGTGCCACTATATTTCTTAGAGAGAATAAGGAATTGCCGTATGACATTGCCAGCCAAGGCAGAAAAACGACCCTATACATTAACGCTACACGGCGATAGTCGTGTGGATGACTATTACTGGCTGCGCGATGATAAGCGTGAGGATCCGGCGGTGCTGGATTATCTCAAGCGGGAAAATACCTACGGCGAAATGATGATGGCCGGGCATGAAGCCTTGCGGCATCAATTGTTCACGGAAATGGTGGAGCGCATTCCTCAGCAGGATCGGTCGGTGCCTTACGTGCGACGGGGGTATCGTTATCAGAGCCGCTATGAAGAGGGCAATGAGTATGCCGTTTACACCCGTCAGACGGAGGCGACGAGCCCGAAAGACGCGTGGGAAGTGCTACTCGATGGCAACCAGCGCGCCGCCCAGAGCGAATTTTATACCATGGGGGCGCTGGAAATCAGCCCCGATAATCGCATCATGGCCGTGGCGGAAGATTTCTTATCCCGGCGCCTTTACGGGCTGCGCTTTAAGGATCTGGCGCGCGATTCCTGGTTTCCAGAAGTGATTGAACACGCATCGTCCAGCTTTGAATGGGCCAATGATTCCCAGGTGCTGTATTACGTTCATAAACATAAAAAGACTCTACTGCCCTATCAGGTGTGGCGCCATGTGGTGGGCACGCCGACCACGCAGGACGAGCTTATTTATGAAGAGCATGACGACACTTTTTATGTCAGCGTGCACAAGACCACCTCCGAGCGCTATATCCTCATCGCTCTCGGCAGCACGACTTCCGGGGAAATCCTGCTGCTGGATGCCGACGATCCGCAGGCGACGCCGCAGCCCTTTTTGCCACGGCGTCATGACCACGAATATTCCTTGGACCATTATCACGGCCACTTCTACATCCGCTCCAATCGCGACGGTAAGAATTTTGCGCTCTATCGCGGCGAGACGGGTGATGAAAAACTTTGGCAAACGGTGATCCCAGCGCGCAAGGACGTGGTGCTGGAGAGTTTCACGCTGTTTCGCGACTGGCTGGTGCTGGAGGAGCGCCATATGGGGCTGACTAGCCTGCGGCAAATAAGCTGGTCGACCGGTGAAGAAAAGGGTATCGCCTTCGACGATCCTACCTACGTGACCTGGCTGGCCTATAACCCTGATCCGGAAAGCGTGCAGATGCGTTACGGTTATTCCTCCATGACCACGCCGACGACATTATTCGAGATGAATCTGGATACCGGCGAGCGTAAGCTGCTCAAGCAGGCGCAGGTGAAAAACTTTCAGGCGGAAAACTACCGCAGCGAGCGTCTTTGGATCACCGCCCGCGATGGGATAGAGGTGCCGGTATCGCTGGTTTATCGCAAGGATTTGTTCAAACCCGGCGAGAATCCGCTGCTGGTTTACGGCTATGGCTCCTACGGTAGTAGTATGGATCCAGATTTTAGCGCCAGCCGGCTCAGCTTGCTCGATCGCGGTTTTGTCTATGCCCTGACGCATATTCGCGGCGGCGGCGAGCTGGGACAGGAATGGTACGAGGACGGCAAATTATTTAACAAGATGAATTCGTTTAACGACTTCATCGATATTAGCCGCGAGCTGTTGCGTCAGGGATATGGCGATGCCACGCAGAGCTTCGCCATGGGCGGCAGCGCTGGCGGGCTGCTAATGGGCGCGGTCATTAATCTGGCGCCAGACTTGTTCAAAGGGGTTGTAGCAAAAGTTCCTTTCGTGGATGTCGTGACGACCATGCTGGATGAATCCATTCCACTGACCACCGGCGAGTATGAAGAGTGGGGCAACCCGCAGAATGAAGCCTTCTATCGCTACATGCTGCAATACAGCCCCTATGATCAGGTGCGCGCGCAGGCCTATCCCCATCTGCTGGTGACCACCGGCCTGCACGATTCACAGGTGCAATATTGGGAACCTGCCAAGTGGGTCGCCAAGTTGCGCGAATTGAAAACAGACGATCATCTGTTGTTGTTGTGCACCGATATGGACTCTGGCCACGGTGGCAAATCCGGCCGTTTCAAAGGCTATGAAGGGGTGTCGATGGAATATACCTTTATCCTGTCGCTGGCGAAACCGCTCGGGATCCAACGGCCGGCGACGGCCTAGCCGCGGCCGGGAGAGTTCAACCCCGGCATTCATTGCCCCCGCGGGGCTTTGTTCAGCACCCTATGCACCGTTAAGATAAAAGTTGAGGCTATAGCGCAGATCGGCGGATAAATCGCGCAAATTGGCCAGCAGCCAGTGTAGATAATCGGGATCCTGAAGCGCTATCTGCGCCAGCGTCTGGCCGCGATATTTACCAAATTTCAGGCTGGATAACAGTGTCTCCTCATTGCTTATCGCCACCATCTCCTCGGTGATATGATGAATTGCCATCGCATCCAGCCCGATGGGACGGCCCGGATTGACCAGATCGCTCATCACATTGCTGATGCCCGCATCGCTGAGATCCAGCGACGCGATTTCCACCACCCCGGCGTCAAGGCCGCAGGTCTCGGTATCGATCACGCGAAAGGTCATACTATGTCCTGTGCTGGCAAAGATGCCCTATTATGACCGGTTGCGGGGCAATAAAAAACCCGCTGCGAGGGCGGGTTGATAGGAAATGAAGCGGCAAGGCATTAAACAATATAGGCAGGCGCCTTTTTGTTACGCTTTTCTTCCGGCGTTTTTAACGGTTTTTTCTTACTATCTTTTTTACGATCCATTTCCTTACTCATAGTGATCTCTCAGTGGCAGACAGGAAATGCTGAGATCATTAACTGCCGATCGTGCGCCGTTGGCAACACAAATCGTGCTATTTCCACGCCGCTGGGGGAGCATTACGACACAGCCCGGCCAAGTGGGACAAAGCAGGGACGTCAGACCCGTGTACAGGTAGCCTCCTCCGCGCCGGGACTGACAGGTCAAGACGCCTGTCGCGACATCCCTATAAGATTGCCGTCAACGCGGGTGAAGCTCGTTGTGCGCGCTATCCTCTACGGGTAAAGGTGCCTACAGGGGGGAAGCAGTGCCGCACGGGCGCGCCCTCTTGCCGCTGTGGCAGAGGGACTTCGCGCGGTGGCAGATTATTTATGCGGCTCGTAGGGCAGGCGAGATAAGTTAAGTGACGCTTGCCGGTAAAAGGCCACCCGCGCGCGAAAATACTCACGTAACGGGGCAGGCTGTTCGCGCTCCACCTGTTCCGCCACGACTGGCATGTTATAACGTTCTTTAAACGCAATGGCAGATGCCGCCAGGTCAACGTTGATTTTATCGCGCTTCGCCTCGTCCAGCGCCGCTAAATTATACTCCATCGTTATTTTCCCCCGTAGTGCCTGCACGGCGTCCAAAATAATGCAGCCGACGGCGGTTTGCAAGCTGTCACGGTAATGGAAGGCAAATAATAATCGTTTCTATTTCGTTGCCGCCATGGGCGATGGCGCAAGACAATCATTCCGAGACATTATCACTTATTAAGAATACAAATAAGAATTATTATCACTTCCTGATTTTGTTATTGATAGCATTATCTATCTTATTGAATAGCAAGATC from Sodalis glossinidius str. 'morsitans' includes these protein-coding regions:
- the zwf gene encoding glucose-6-phosphate dehydrogenase, whose amino-acid sequence is MAVTSIAQACDLVIFGAKGDLARRKLLPSLYQLEKAGSLHSETRIIGVGRADWDVKEYTKVVREALETFMKEPIDDKLWKTLSVRLDFCNLDVDETKHFSRLGEKLDQQARVTVNYFAMPPNTFGAICKGLGEAKLNSEPSRVVMEKPLGTDLASSQVINDQVAEYFNESQVYRIDHYLGKETVLNLLALRFANSLFASNWDNRTIDHVQITVAEEVGIEGRWGYFDKAGQMRDMIQSHLLQILTMISMSPPSDLTTDRIRDEKVKVLRSLRPIDHSNVRDTTVRGQYTGGFVQGKKVPGYLEEEGANKNSRTETFVSIRVDIDNWRWAGVPFYLRTGKRLPTKCSEVVVYFKNPALNLFRDSYQQLPQNKLTIRLQPDEGMDIQILNKVPGLDHKHRLQTTKLDLSFTETFNQEHLADAYERLLLETMSGIQALFVRRDEVEEAWKWVDSIMEAWEADNDVPKPYQAGTWGPVASVAMITRDGRSWNEFE
- a CDS encoding helix-turn-helix domain-containing protein, which encodes MQRVAENLGYDSPSAFITMFKKALGKPPRQYFADDRQHDTAASRRRRLNAARLKGTFIDMGADG
- the purT gene encoding formate-dependent phosphoribosylglycinamide formyltransferase — encoded protein: MITIGTALRPAATRVMLLGAGELGKEVAIECQRLGIEVIAVGHYADAPAMHIAHRHHVINMLDGAALRAVIEHERPHFIVPEIEAIATDMLVTLEQEGHHVVPCANATRLTMNREGIRRLAAETLSLPTSRYRFAADRAELDKAVEAIGYPFIIKPVMSSSGKGQSLVRDAAQLDAAWQYAQLGGRAGGGKVIVEGLVAFDFEITLLTINAVDGIHFCAPIGHRQEDGDYRESWQPQHMSALARQRAQTIAADVVTALGGKGLFGVELFICGDDVIFSEVSPRPHDTGMVTLISQDLSEFALHVRAFLGLPIGTIRQYGPAASAVILPELQSDNVSFSGLENALAAGQQIRLFGKPDLSGKRRLGVALAVAATVEEAVTVAKDAAAAVRVTG
- a CDS encoding YebF family protein encodes the protein MTGVGDVWQEPLKVRGNAQDLNFAVTLDCTKGEITYRLNR
- a CDS encoding S9 family peptidase, which codes for MTLPAKAEKRPYTLTLHGDSRVDDYYWLRDDKREDPAVLDYLKRENTYGEMMMAGHEALRHQLFTEMVERIPQQDRSVPYVRRGYRYQSRYEEGNEYAVYTRQTEATSPKDAWEVLLDGNQRAAQSEFYTMGALEISPDNRIMAVAEDFLSRRLYGLRFKDLARDSWFPEVIEHASSSFEWANDSQVLYYVHKHKKTLLPYQVWRHVVGTPTTQDELIYEEHDDTFYVSVHKTTSERYILIALGSTTSGEILLLDADDPQATPQPFLPRRHDHEYSLDHYHGHFYIRSNRDGKNFALYRGETGDEKLWQTVIPARKDVVLESFTLFRDWLVLEERHMGLTSLRQISWSTGEEKGIAFDDPTYVTWLAYNPDPESVQMRYGYSSMTTPTTLFEMNLDTGERKLLKQAQVKNFQAENYRSERLWITARDGIEVPVSLVYRKDLFKPGENPLLVYGYGSYGSSMDPDFSASRLSLLDRGFVYALTHIRGGGELGQEWYEDGKLFNKMNSFNDFIDISRELLRQGYGDATQSFAMGGSAGGLLMGAVINLAPDLFKGVVAKVPFVDVVTTMLDESIPLTTGEYEEWGNPQNEAFYRYMLQYSPYDQVRAQAYPHLLVTTGLHDSQVQYWEPAKWVAKLRELKTDDHLLLLCTDMDSGHGGKSGRFKGYEGVSMEYTFILSLAKPLGIQRPATA
- a CDS encoding DNA polymerase III subunit theta, with the protein product MEYNLAALDEAKRDKINVDLAASAIAFKERYNMPVVAEQVEREQPAPLREYFRARVAFYRQASLNLSRLPYEPHK